Genomic segment of Myxococcus stipitatus:
CCTTCGCCTGCACTTCCCGGTAGGGCTTGTCCGTCGCCAGCTCGGACACCATCTCGATGCGGGTGACGCCCTGCAGGAGGATGTTGTAGCGGCCGTCCTCCACCTGCTCGTCCCAGACGATGACGCCCGCGCACATCAGCGGCACCATGGGCGGACGCCCGTCGTAGCTCCCCTCCCACCCCTCCTCCAGCTGCGCCAGCGCCACCACCCGGTCTCCCGCGAGCGCGTCACGCACCATGGCGCGGTAGCGCGGCTCGAAGATGTGCAGCGGGATGATGGAGTGGGGAAAGAGCACCGCCGAGGGCAGCGGAAACACCTTCAGCGCGCTCCGGGCGGCGCTCTCGACGCGTTCTTGGGCGGTCATCTCGGGCATCCTTACCCGTGTTGATAAGGCGCGTGGACGGCCGCCGCACCGCAATCCCTCGACGCACCCGTCCGACGCAGCCAGTCCAAGGGCGCAACCCATGGGATTCCCTGGGAGTTTCCGGCGGGCCCCTCGCGACGGTCACTTCGCGCGCGGGCGGCCGTCCCCTCCATCCCAGGCTCGCATCGCCACCTCCACCAGCGCGAGCAGGTCGGCCTCGGTGGCTCCGTCCGCCGCCTGCACCGACATCCCCTGCAGCAGGGTGCCGAAGTAGCGGGCCAGCACCGCCGGGTCCGTGCCCGAGGGCAGCTCCCCCTCCTCCACCGCCCGGGCCAGGCGCTCCCGGAAGGCCTCCAGCGAGGACAGCCGGAGGCTGGTGACGAGCTCCGCCACGGGCCGGTGGGCCTCCGCGCACCGCAGCACCGCCGTGGAGACCATGCACCCGGGGGGGTGCTTGCGGCGCGTGAAGTTCCGGGCCGCCTCGCGCAGCACCCGCTCGAAGCCCGCGCGGGCGGTGGGCTCCTCCTGCAGCGCGCGGAAGGTGCCGGCGCCAGGGCCCTCCCGGTAGTGCGCCAGCACCCGCCGGTACAGCCCTTCCTTGGAGTCGAAGGCCGCGTAGAGGCTGGTCGCGCTCAGCCCCGTCGCCTCGGTGAGGTCCGCGACCGTCGCGCCCTCGTAGCCCAGGCGCCAGAACACCTCCAGGGCCTGGTCCAGCACCTTCGCCTCATCGAACTCCCGGGGCCGACCCCGACGTCGCGCAGAGGGGGTTGAGGGGGGGGATGCTCTTTTCATGAGGATCTCGTGAAACCCAAGGGCGGGCTCCGCATTTAAGTAACAACCGATACATAAAAGGACTTCGGCCCCCATGCATTCTGCCATCGCCGCCCTCGTCGCCGCTGCCTCCCTGAGTGCCGCTCCCGCTGCTCCCGCCCGGCCCCCGTCCCCCCCCCAGCCCACCCAGGCCACCGCCCATCCGGACGCGCGCGCCATCACCGCGAAGATGGACGCGGTCATCGACAAGGCCCTGCAGGAGCAGCGCATCGTCGGCACCGTCGTCGTCGTCGTGAAGGACGGGCAGGTCGTCTACCGGCGCGCCGCGGGTTACTCGGACCGCGAGGCCCACACGCCCATGCGCGAGGACGCCCTCTTCCGCCTGGCCTCCATGACCAAGCCGCTGGTCTCCACCGCGGCGCTGGCGCTGGTGGACCAGGGCAAGCTGTCGCTGGAGGACCCCGTCACCCGGTACTTGCCGACCTTCCGCCCCAAGCTCGCGGATGGACGCGAGCCCGTCATCACCGTGCGCCACCTCCTGACGCACGCCTCCGGCCTGATGTACGGCTTCCAGCACGCCCCGGGTGAGGGCTACCCGAAGGCGGGCATCTCCGACGGGCTCGACAATCCGAAGGGGCTCACGCTGGAGGAGAACCTGCGCCGGCTCGCGTCGGTGCCGCTCGCCTTCGAGCCTGGCGCCCGGTGGCACTACTCGCTCTCCACGGACGTGCTGGGCGCGGTGGTCTCTCGCGCGGGAGGCGCGCCGCTGCCCCAGGTCGTCGAGAAGCTGGTGACCCAGCCCTTGAAGCTGAAGGACACGGGCTTCAGCGTGAGGGATGCGTC
This window contains:
- a CDS encoding TetR/AcrR family transcriptional regulator yields the protein MLDQALEVFWRLGYEGATVADLTEATGLSATSLYAAFDSKEGLYRRVLAHYREGPGAGTFRALQEEPTARAGFERVLREAARNFTRRKHPPGCMVSTAVLRCAEAHRPVAELVTSLRLSSLEAFRERLARAVEEGELPSGTDPAVLARYFGTLLQGMSVQAADGATEADLLALVEVAMRAWDGGDGRPRAK
- a CDS encoding LON peptidase substrate-binding domain-containing protein → MTAQERVESAARSALKVFPLPSAVLFPHSIIPLHIFEPRYRAMVRDALAGDRVVALAQLEEGWEGSYDGRPPMVPLMCAGVIVWDEQVEDGRYNILLQGVTRIEMVSELATDKPYREVQAKVLTDLPYHGPEEERLRQAVFELAGRVPPNFAESLLPVSARATGGMLADVVAAAVIPEAERRQELLSELDVKRRLEAVLEDVGELIARLQPVRPSGPLN